In Candidatus Bathyarchaeota archaeon, the sequence CCAGTTTCGATAACTCCAGGAATTAATTTTAACTTCTTTTCCATTTCTTCCGGATCAGTGATGGAATCATAAGTCACATCAATAATGAAATTACCGTTATCAGTTATTACTGGTCCTACTTTTCCTGCAGACTCACGTAATTTTGGTTTTCCTTTCAAATATTTCAATTCTTTTAATACAGCTTTGTATCCAAATGGAATGACCTCAATCGGGACTGGTTGATTATGCCCCAGACTTTCAGTTAGTTTATTATCATCAATTACTATTATCAGTTCTTTTGAATTAGAATCTACAATCTTTTCTCTAGTTAAAGCAGCACCCCCTCCTTTAATCAAGTTAAGACTATTTAACTCAACTTGGTCTGCACCATCTATGGCCAAATCTAATCTTCTATCTTGCATCCAGTCAATTACATTCAAACCATTTTCCAGAGCAAGTATTTTAGTTTGAAATGATGTCGGGATTACTTTAACATCTAATCCTTCTTTCTTAACTAAAGAGCCTAGTTCGCAAATAGCATAGGCCATTGTGCTACCACTTCCCAATCCAACAAAATTACCGTCTTTAATTAATGAAATAGCCTCCGAAACAGCTGCTTTGACATGAGTTGTGATCTCTTTCAACATCTCTCACACTTTAGGAATATCTATTAATTTATTTATGTAAAAAAATTGACTTTTTATAATATTTTACTGATGCTGTAAGCTGTAATTAATTAAACTAGATTAAGAAAATATTAGATGTGTACAAAGAAAAGATTCCAATGAATTCATTTTGACTTTGCTTTTTGCTTCAGTAATATTATTGCTTGTGCAAGATCGCCTCCTGTTTCTTGCAGTGCTGACTTTGCTTCGTCAATACCGACTTTAGCCTGCTCAGCAACTAAGTTTACATCATTATCTAATATCTCTGTCTTTTCTTCTTTAGGCCCCTCATCTCTCCTATTTCCACCTATGACTTGGAATACTGTTTGCTGCTCCATAGTCATAGCTACAACATTTGGCCCCTCGATTGTAATGGTTTTATCCTCTGTCTTTATGATGACTTCTTTTACACCTTTTACCTCTTCTGTTTCCATACCCATGCGTTGCATCATACGCATAGCATCTCTTCCTTGAGGAATTCCCTTAATCGAACGTAATGCTTTATATGCCATAATTATTCACACACAATCAATACTTGTCTCAATTTATTTAGGATTGCTTATCTAAAATTTAAAAATTTGTAGATAAATTGGCATCAATTCAATATTATTGATTTATGCCGCTTCTTACTCTTGCTGCGATTCCCTTCTTGAAAGATAGCATTTCTGTACCGCTTAAAGTAGCCTTACCTACCGCTATTAATTCTCCTCTTTTATTGACTATAATAACCTCGTCTTGTGGTCTGATATTTATATCCGATTCAATTACATGTTTAGCGAATAGTGATTTTCCTTTACTTACAAATTCAACAGCAATATCTTCTAAAACAACTTTAAAAGGAAGGATCTTATTTTTTTCTAAAATCCCTCTTGCACCAGCAAGGCTAAGACTGAGAAGACCGTCTCTAGGTCTATATACAGCTATTAATTCATTATTAAGATAAATTTCTCTTATCCTGCCGGTTCTTCTAGAATGTGTAACTTCAATTTCTTCAGGGAACAATGTCTCACCTATTCTATTGGCAAATTGGAAGTTTGCAAGACTTCTCAATTTGATGAGTTCATTTATATTAGCCTTTTTCATGAAAATATACCTGTGTGATTTTATGATTTATTAGAATTAAATCAATTGCAGTTATTACAACCACTTA encodes:
- the rpiA gene encoding ribose 5-phosphate isomerase A, whose product is MLKEITTHVKAAVSEAISLIKDGNFVGLGSGSTMAYAICELGSLVKKEGLDVKVIPTSFQTKILALENGLNVIDWMQDRRLDLAIDGADQVELNSLNLIKGGGAALTREKIVDSNSKELIIVIDDNKLTESLGHNQPVPIEVIPFGYKAVLKELKYLKGKPKLRESAGKVGPVITDNGNFIIDVTYDSITDPEEMEKKLKLIPGVIETGLFIGITNKVYVGRKNKVEILKK
- a CDS encoding nascent polypeptide-associated complex protein, with the translated sequence MAYKALRSIKGIPQGRDAMRMMQRMGMETEEVKGVKEVIIKTEDKTITIEGPNVVAMTMEQQTVFQVIGGNRRDEGPKEEKTEILDNDVNLVAEQAKVGIDEAKSALQETGGDLAQAIILLKQKAKSK
- a CDS encoding pseudouridine synthase; this encodes MKKANINELIKLRSLANFQFANRIGETLFPEEIEVTHSRRTGRIREIYLNNELIAVYRPRDGLLSLSLAGARGILEKNKILPFKVVLEDIAVEFVSKGKSLFAKHVIESDINIRPQDEVIIVNKRGELIAVGKATLSGTEMLSFKKGIAARVRSGINQ